The genomic segment GGCGGACCACCTGCGCGGCGTCGCCGAATTCGTGCGTGCCGCCCATGCCGAGCGCATCCCGGTCGGCGAGGTCGACCTTCCAGCGGGGCCTCTCACGCTGTGGCCGGAGGGCTTTCTCCGCTCGGCCCTGACCGCCGGTTACGCAGAGCTCGACGCCCAGCCGCCTCAGCACTGACGAACGACATCGCGGCCCTGCTCGCAGAGCGAGAGGGCCGCGATGTGGTTGCGGTGCGGGTCAGGCGTTTTCGCGACGGGTGCGCCGGCGCATCAGCACGAGGCCCGCGCCGAGCAGCAGGAGCACCGAGCTGACCGCCACCCAGGGGAGCGGTTCGGCGCCCGTGGAGGCCAGGGCTGCGGTGCCGGTGGTGCCACCGGTGCTTGCGGGCCCCGTCGTCGACGCCGCGGCGGTCACCGTGAGCTGCGCGCTGGCGATCACCGTTGCGGGGTCGGACGAGGCGGCGACCGTGATGGTGTGCGCTCCCACGACCGTGGCCGCGGGGATCACGACGTCTTCCAGGGTCAGCGTGCCTTCGGCATCCGCAACCACGCTGCCCAGTGTCACGGGGTCGGAGTGGAGTACCACGGCGTACCGCGTTCCTGCGACGAGCCCCTTCGCCTCGATGGTGGTCGTGCCACCGGCCTTCACCGTCGACGGGGTCGCGGTCACGGTCGGGTCGCCCTCGGCCGGCGGGTTGGGGCCCTGCGGCCCGAGGGCGAGGTCGCACGAGATCGTGCCCGACCACAGCGAGTGACCGCCGTTGTTGCCGTCGTCCGACCGGATGACCTCCTTGACGCCGTCGACACAGGTCGAGTTCGGCGCGATGGCGAAGCCCTCGAGGTTGTAGTCGGGCAGGCCGGTGGGGCGGTCGTAGACGCGGTCGACCGCGAAGGCGCCGTCGGCGTCGATCTTGAGCAGGGTGCTCGAGCCGGCCGAGGTGTTGTCGGCGACGGCCCACACGCGCTGCGCATCCGGGTCCCACTGCGTGTCCTGGATCATCGGCAGACCGGTGTCGATCGACGCGACCCGGTGGAACGAACCGTCGCTGTTCAGTGCGTAGGCGTAGAGGTGACCGTTCTTCTCCAGCGCGGTGAAGAACAGGCCGGTGCCGTGGCCGGGGTAGTCGGCCGGGTCGTAGGCCGCATCCGTGCTCTGGTCGACGAAGGCGTTCTCGGTGAGGTAGGAGTCCGGCACCCAGGTGATGCCCTCGAATCCGAGGTTCGAGTCGGCCTTCACCGGGTCGATGGCGTCGGCGAGGTCGGCGGTGAGCACCCACTGCGTGGTCGGCTGAAGGGTTGCTCCGGCGGCGTTCGGGTCGTAGCGCAGCACGCTCTCGAGCGGCACGCCGCTCGCGGCGTTGTCGCGCTCGGTGGTGACGTAGAGGAATCCGTCGGGGCCCACCGTGATGCCCTCGGAGTCGGGCTGGCCGCCCCCGTTCGGGAACACGATGGCCTTGCCAGAACCCCAGCCGTTGGCCGTGTCGGGAACCCAGAGGTCACCGCTCTTCACGAGGCGGTAGACGGAGCTCTTGTTCTTCGTGGCCCACATCAC from the Herbiconiux aconitum genome contains:
- a CDS encoding lamin tail domain-containing protein yields the protein MLNRLPRPLALVAASALVLTGLFAVPAAAQAADGAPSDAAASALKINEIETDGKPDWAELINTGTQPLDASGSVLTGRENGVALTLPSGTVIAPGAVYVAESDDFKLKKGDELSLFAADGTTLLDSYEWGDFHLHTYGRVPNGTGDFVEQATPSQGALNPESTDPAEPGDDTGWESIKLNEVTSANDDPTHDGYELVNTGDTDVDVAAWKQADSSSNPAPLDAPNGTVVPAHGYLVLLSNQGLSSDGDSVKLYRADGSTIVDIASWGPNDAQPGSWSRCGDATGAFVHTAAASWGVSNADACAGTIIPPSDPGNGGEADCQTEAASGSGPAITGGIAWPGSQDWKVSDNECQFVTPISGQDVSGLDIDPSDPDVMWATKNKSSVYRLVKSGDLWVPDTANGWGSGKAIVFPNGGGQPDSEGITVGPDGFLYVTTERDNAASGVPLESVLRYDPNAAGATLQPTTQWVLTADLADAIDPVKADSNLGFEGITWVPDSYLTENAFVDQSTDAAYDPADYPGHGTGLFFTALEKNGHLYAYALNSDGSFHRVASIDTGLPMIQDTQWDPDAQRVWAVADNTSAGSSTLLKIDADGAFAVDRVYDRPTGLPDYNLEGFAIAPNSTCVDGVKEVIRSDDGNNGGHSLWSGTISCDLALGPQGPNPPAEGDPTVTATPSTVKAGGTTTIEAKGLVAGTRYAVVLHSDPVTLGSVVADAEGTLTLEDVVIPAATVVGAHTITVAASSDPATVIASAQLTVTAAASTTGPASTGGTTGTAALASTGAEPLPWVAVSSVLLLLGAGLVLMRRRTRRENA